Proteins encoded in a region of the Zea mays cultivar B73 chromosome 4, Zm-B73-REFERENCE-NAM-5.0, whole genome shotgun sequence genome:
- the LOC100273764 gene encoding Chaperone protein dnaJ 6-like, whose product MGRNRKGRKARVSHDADADADADGSEDERATTAGRSLYEILGVEKTASQQEIKKAYHKLALRLHPDKNPGDEEAKEKFQQLQKVISILGDVEKRALYDETGITDDDALVGEAANNLQEYFRTMYKKVTEADIEEFEAKYRGSDSEKTDLKELYTKYKGNMNRLFCAMICSEPKLDSHRFKDIIDEAIGEGELKSTKVYEKWAKKISGMEPPTNPLERRVKKRKNSEENDLILAISQRRAERKKQFNSILSNIMSKCDSKASSSEPTEEEFEQAQQRLESRRAKRRK is encoded by the exons ATGGGCCGCAACCGCAAGGGCCGCAAGGCTAGGGTTTCGCacgacgccgacgccgacgccgacgccgatGGCAGCGAGGATGAGAGGGCCACCACTGCGGGCAGGAGCCTCTACGAG ATTCTAGGAGTTGAGAAGACCGCTTCTCAACAAGAAATAAAGAAGGCGTATCACAAATTGGCTCTGCGCCTCCACCCAGATAAGAATCCTGGGGATGAG GAAGCCAAAGAGAAGTTTCAGCAGCTGCAGAAGGTTATATCCATTCTTGGAGATGTAGAGAAAAGAGCTTTATATGATGAGACTGGCATCACTGATGATGAT GCACTGGTGGGAGAAGCTGCAAACAATCTTCAGGAGTACTTCAGAACAATGTACAAGAAA GTCACGGAGGCTGACATTGAAGAATTTGAAGCTAAATATAGAGGGTCAGATTCTGAGAAAACGGACTTGAAGGAACTCTACACAAAATATAAGGGCAACATGAACAG GCTTTTCTGCGCAATGATTTGCTCAGAACCAAAGCTTGATTCTCACCGCTTCAAGGATATAATTGACGAGGCGATTGGTGAAG GTGAGCTGAAGTCAACTAAGGTGTATGAGAAATGGGCTAAAAAGATCTcagggatggagccaccaacaaaTCCGCTAGAGAGGAGAGTGAA GAAGAGGAAGAACAGTGAGGAGAATGATCTGATACTGGCTATCTCACAGCGCAGGGCTGAGCGGAAAAAACAGTTCAACTCCATCCTCTCGAACATCATGTCCAAGTGTGACTCCAAGGCGAGCAGCTCGGAGCCCACGGAAGAAGAGTTTGAGCAGGCGCAACAGAGGCTGGAGAGCAGAAGGGCCAAGAGGCGCAAGTGA
- the LOC100273764 gene encoding chaperone protein dnaJ 6-like isoform X1: MGRNRKGRKARVSHDADADADADGSEDERATTAGRSLYEILGVEKTASQQEIKKAYHKLALRLHPDKNPGDEEAKEKFQQLQKVISILGDVEKRALYDETGITDDDALVGEAANNLQEYFRTMYKKVTEADIEEFEAKYRGSDSEKTDLKELYTKYKGNMNRLFCAMICSEPKLDSHRFKDIIDEAIGEGELKSTKVYEKWAKKISGMEPPTNPLERRVNAGLSGKNSSTPSSRTSCPSVTPRRAARSPRKKSLSRRNRGWRAEGPRGASDAAASLLALC; encoded by the exons ATGGGCCGCAACCGCAAGGGCCGCAAGGCTAGGGTTTCGCacgacgccgacgccgacgccgacgccgatGGCAGCGAGGATGAGAGGGCCACCACTGCGGGCAGGAGCCTCTACGAG ATTCTAGGAGTTGAGAAGACCGCTTCTCAACAAGAAATAAAGAAGGCGTATCACAAATTGGCTCTGCGCCTCCACCCAGATAAGAATCCTGGGGATGAG GAAGCCAAAGAGAAGTTTCAGCAGCTGCAGAAGGTTATATCCATTCTTGGAGATGTAGAGAAAAGAGCTTTATATGATGAGACTGGCATCACTGATGATGAT GCACTGGTGGGAGAAGCTGCAAACAATCTTCAGGAGTACTTCAGAACAATGTACAAGAAA GTCACGGAGGCTGACATTGAAGAATTTGAAGCTAAATATAGAGGGTCAGATTCTGAGAAAACGGACTTGAAGGAACTCTACACAAAATATAAGGGCAACATGAACAG GCTTTTCTGCGCAATGATTTGCTCAGAACCAAAGCTTGATTCTCACCGCTTCAAGGATATAATTGACGAGGCGATTGGTGAAG GTGAGCTGAAGTCAACTAAGGTGTATGAGAAATGGGCTAAAAAGATCTcagggatggagccaccaacaaaTCCGCTAGAGAGGAGAGTGAA CGCAGGGCTGAGCGGAAAAAACAGTTCAACTCCATCCTCTCGAACATCATGTCCAAGTGTGACTCCAAGGCGAGCAGCTCGGAGCCCACGGAAGAAGAGTTTGAGCAGGCGCAACAGAGGCTGGAGAGCAGAAGGGCCAAGAGGCGCAAGTGATGCTGCTGCCAGCCTTCTTGCCCTATGCTGA